Part of the Fundidesulfovibrio terrae genome is shown below.
CACCAGGGTCTGCATGGCCTGGTAGGTCTTCTCGTCCAGTCCCCGGGGCAGCTTGCTGGCGAAGCTCTGCTTCAGCATGCCCGAGGAGATCTGGTAGAACAGCTTCGAGCGCTCCTCCATGGGGATCTGGTTGTTGAGCAGCATGTTGCCCAGGTTCTTGGCCAGGTAGGTCTCGTAGTCGAAGCGCTGGTCCACCCGGATGTAGAATTCGCTGACGTCCAGCAGTTCCTTGAGCTTGGGCTCCACGCTGAAGGTCTCCCCTTTCTTGGCGTAGAGCACGAACCAGTCGACGCGCTTGAGGTAGAGGTCGAACTGGCCCGCCGTGCCGGGCAGGATGGTGCGGGGATGGATGGGGAAGTAGTCCTCCCCGCGCTGGGAGACCTTGGGGGCCGCGCCCGGCTGGTGCACGGTCATGACCCGGCCTGCGCCGCCTTCACCGGACATGCCTCGCCCTCGGCCACGGACCAGTCGGGCTGGAGCATGCGCCCGGTGAGGCGCTTCCAGAGGAATTGTTCGGGATCGTAGCCGGCCAGCCTGGAAAGGTCGATCTCGGCCCGGGCGGCCATCTTGTGCCCCCCGGCGCACCCGAAGGCGCCGAACCAGTCCTGGGCCTTGCGGCCCATGTTGCGCCGCATGCCGTCGGAGCGCATCACCGCCACCAGCTTGTCGTTGTAGATTCCAGCGATGCAGTTCCAGGACAGGCCGTGCACGCGCAGGAAAAAGTCCGCCAGCACCACCAGCGCGTCCGGGTTTTCCACCGGCCCCACATAGGCGAAGAAGCCCTCGCGCCCGACCGAGCGGGCGCGCTCGAAGGCCCGTGAGAAATACTTGAGCCACTTGCGGTGGAAATCGGCATGCACGATGCGCCGCAGGAGCAACTTGTCCGCCAGCTTGGAGAGATAGCTGAACGCCTTCACGTCCACGTCGGAAAAGTCGCGTTCGAAGGAGCCGGTGTCGGTCTTGATGCCGTAGAGCAGGGCCGTGGCCAGGAATTTTCCCGGCTTGATGCCCAGGTTGTACAGGTATTCGGTCAAAAGGCTCGAACACGCCCCGTAGTCGGTGCGGATGTCCACGTATTTGGCCCTGGCCGGGTGGGCCGGGTCCAGGGGGTGGTGATCCAGGATGATGTCGTAGTCCACCGGGGGGAAATCGGTGCTGTGGTGGGGCTGGGAGTCCACCATGGCGAATCGCTGGCAGCACTTGGCGATGTCCGGTGTGACGCGGGTCAGGGGGATGCGCAGGGTGCGGATCATGGCCAGGTTGTCGGGGCGGGAGATGTCGTTGACG
Proteins encoded:
- a CDS encoding DHH family phosphoesterase; this translates as MAFFRVLTEKLEGLTRLITPHERWLILISADPDALGSSMALRQIIRSRGGQAEIGHVNDISRPDNLAMIRTLRIPLTRVTPDIAKCCQRFAMVDSQPHHSTDFPPVDYDIILDHHPLDPAHPARAKYVDIRTDYGACSSLLTEYLYNLGIKPGKFLATALLYGIKTDTGSFERDFSDVDVKAFSYLSKLADKLLLRRIVHADFHRKWLKYFSRAFERARSVGREGFFAYVGPVENPDALVVLADFFLRVHGLSWNCIAGIYNDKLVAVMRSDGMRRNMGRKAQDWFGAFGCAGGHKMAARAEIDLSRLAGYDPEQFLWKRLTGRMLQPDWSVAEGEACPVKAAQAGS